A genomic window from Deinococcus sp. YIM 134068 includes:
- a CDS encoding phosphotransferase has product MTLAADAFPPLVPETLLERALLAYALPEPTELRFLRRGYNDHSLVTAGGQRFILRVYLDDKPYLRGPHDFLSEVEVLAGLKAQGVSVSSPIARRDGTLLGRVEDAHGERHVALFEFAEGDEVSGGELSESAAHHLGLTVATLHLRADEARLGHRRPSLDETFLVDRPVAALQRMLGQEAGFLREYGEGLKRRLSRLPRDAGAFGFVHGDLHLGNVHVSEEHGCTLFDFDHSGLGWRAYDLAVLRLRLDETRWNALLGGYRTVRPWSQRDMDSVPLFTEVRQLWDPGDWFAMWETGAWGRSSLEEVPPARLLERLRVLANAGTD; this is encoded by the coding sequence ACGCGTTGCCCGAACCGACCGAACTGCGCTTTCTGCGTCGCGGGTACAACGATCACTCCCTCGTGACCGCCGGGGGGCAACGCTTCATCCTCCGCGTCTACCTCGACGACAAGCCGTATCTCCGTGGCCCTCACGACTTCCTCTCGGAAGTGGAGGTCCTGGCCGGGTTGAAAGCTCAGGGCGTCAGCGTGAGTTCGCCCATCGCCCGCCGAGACGGCACCCTGCTCGGTCGGGTGGAAGACGCTCATGGTGAACGGCACGTGGCCCTCTTCGAGTTCGCGGAGGGCGACGAGGTTTCAGGCGGGGAGTTGAGTGAGAGCGCCGCCCACCACCTGGGTCTGACCGTCGCCACGCTCCATCTCAGGGCCGATGAGGCCCGGCTCGGCCACCGTCGACCGAGCCTGGACGAAACGTTCCTGGTGGACCGGCCCGTCGCCGCCCTCCAGCGCATGCTGGGTCAGGAGGCGGGCTTTCTGCGGGAGTACGGGGAGGGTCTCAAGCGGCGGCTCTCGAGGCTTCCACGGGACGCCGGAGCGTTCGGCTTCGTGCATGGTGATCTGCACCTGGGCAACGTGCATGTGAGCGAGGAGCACGGGTGCACCCTGTTCGACTTCGACCACTCCGGCCTCGGCTGGCGGGCGTACGATCTGGCGGTGTTGCGGCTTCGCCTCGACGAGACGCGGTGGAACGCCCTGCTCGGGGGCTACCGGACGGTGCGTCCGTGGTCGCAGAGAGACATGGATAGCGTGCCCCTGTTCACCGAGGTGCGTCAGCTGTGGGACCCCGGCGACTGGTTCGCCATGTGGGAGACCGGGGCGTGGGGTCGGTCGAGCCTGGAGGAGGTCCCGCCCGCGCGTCTCCTCGAACGCCTCCGCGTGTTGGCGAACGCGGGGACGGATTGA